The following proteins are encoded in a genomic region of Sulfurimonas sp. HSL3-7:
- a CDS encoding glycosyl transferase family 90, translated as MNKNTKLTYYLLNISKLLLPDAYYRLKLADKIKAFQNDTAVVERVNYYNKLEEEFTLETATTTIKGFKKEKKKTYFFDLLEYLRYFDPRFKVAYLFGDITKIPDRPSLVKSRPIAGANANAVLMKLNKVRHFIFVDDKVAYRDKKDILVWRGKAYGQHRIDFLQQFHDKPYCNVGQTNTKGNMRAPWQKEKMSLARQLQYKFILCIEGNDVASNLKWVMSSNSLAFMVKPTYETWFMEGRLIPNHHYVLLKDDYSDLEEKINYYAEHIDEALAIIKNANNHVSQFKDQKREDAISLLVLKKYFEKSGQL; from the coding sequence ACCGTCTGAAACTCGCTGACAAGATCAAAGCGTTTCAAAATGATACCGCGGTTGTGGAGCGGGTGAATTATTACAACAAACTTGAAGAGGAGTTCACCCTTGAAACTGCCACAACAACAATCAAAGGCTTTAAAAAAGAGAAAAAAAAGACCTACTTCTTCGATCTCCTGGAGTATCTAAGATACTTTGACCCCCGTTTCAAAGTCGCCTATCTTTTCGGTGATATTACAAAAATACCCGATCGTCCAAGTCTTGTCAAAAGCCGGCCGATAGCCGGGGCCAATGCAAATGCCGTCCTGATGAAGCTCAACAAGGTAAGACACTTCATCTTTGTCGACGACAAAGTGGCTTACCGCGACAAAAAAGATATACTGGTCTGGCGCGGCAAGGCTTACGGCCAACACCGTATTGACTTTCTACAACAGTTTCACGACAAACCCTATTGCAATGTCGGTCAGACAAACACAAAAGGAAATATGCGTGCTCCATGGCAGAAAGAGAAGATGAGCCTGGCCAGGCAGCTGCAGTACAAGTTCATCCTCTGCATCGAGGGTAACGATGTGGCGTCAAACCTCAAGTGGGTGATGTCGTCGAACTCGCTGGCCTTCATGGTCAAACCGACCTACGAGACCTGGTTTATGGAGGGACGGCTGATCCCGAACCATCACTACGTGCTTCTGAAAGATGATTATTCGGATCTGGAAGAGAAGATAAACTACTATGCTGAGCATATAGATGAAGCGCTGGCCATCATCAAAAACGCGAACAACCATGTCAGCCAGTTCAAAGACCAAAAGCGCGAAGACGCTATCTCTCTGCTGGTCCTGAAAAAGTACTTCGAAAAGTCGGGACAGCTGTAG
- a CDS encoding UDP-glucose/GDP-mannose dehydrogenase family protein — MKISVIGTGYVGLVSGTCFAQMGNKVTCVDIDERKIEKLKQGVIPIYEPGLEEMVLENYKKGTLSFTTDVKNAIANSLITFIAVGTPMGEDGSADLQYVLAVAKSIGESMQEYIVVVDKSTVPVGTADKVKAAIQAELDRRGVDIDFDVVSNPEFLKEGAAIQDFMHPDRVVIGADNDKAMQIMHDLYAPFMKTRDRFIGMDIKSAEMTKYAANAMLATKISFMNEISNICERVGADVNKVRNGIGSDSRIGYSFIYPGCGYGGSCFPKDVQALAKTAKDFGYTPRILDAVEAVNYDQKSVISNKVIKRFGENLEGMTFAVWGLAFKPETDDMREASSITIINELTSRGAKVVAYDPKARHEAESYYLKGNQNVAYVDSKYEALSNADALILVTEWQEFRSPDFDEMKKLLKNPVFFDGRNQFDKERMKETGFEYFQIGA, encoded by the coding sequence ATGAAGATATCAGTAATCGGTACCGGCTACGTCGGATTGGTAAGCGGCACCTGTTTCGCGCAAATGGGCAACAAGGTGACTTGTGTCGATATCGACGAGCGTAAGATCGAGAAACTGAAGCAAGGCGTCATCCCTATCTATGAACCCGGTCTTGAGGAGATGGTCCTTGAGAACTACAAAAAAGGGACACTCTCTTTTACGACCGATGTCAAAAATGCGATTGCCAACTCATTGATCACCTTTATCGCCGTGGGTACGCCGATGGGCGAAGACGGTTCTGCCGATCTGCAGTATGTCCTTGCCGTTGCCAAAAGTATCGGGGAATCCATGCAGGAGTACATCGTCGTTGTTGATAAGTCAACAGTACCGGTCGGGACCGCGGACAAGGTCAAAGCGGCGATACAGGCCGAGCTTGACAGACGCGGTGTCGACATTGACTTCGACGTTGTCTCCAACCCGGAGTTTCTGAAAGAGGGGGCAGCGATTCAGGATTTTATGCATCCCGACCGTGTCGTCATCGGTGCCGATAATGACAAAGCGATGCAGATCATGCACGACCTCTACGCCCCATTTATGAAGACCCGGGACCGCTTCATCGGTATGGATATCAAATCGGCTGAGATGACCAAATATGCCGCCAACGCGATGCTGGCGACCAAGATCTCCTTTATGAATGAGATCTCAAATATCTGCGAACGTGTCGGGGCCGATGTCAACAAGGTGCGCAACGGTATCGGTTCGGATTCCCGTATCGGCTACAGTTTCATCTATCCGGGCTGCGGCTACGGCGGGAGCTGTTTTCCCAAAGATGTGCAGGCACTGGCTAAGACCGCCAAAGATTTCGGTTATACCCCAAGAATCCTCGATGCGGTCGAAGCGGTCAACTACGACCAGAAGAGCGTTATATCGAACAAGGTGATCAAACGCTTCGGAGAGAACCTTGAAGGGATGACCTTCGCGGTATGGGGACTGGCTTTCAAGCCGGAGACAGACGATATGCGCGAGGCCTCGTCGATCACGATCATCAACGAACTGACGTCGCGCGGTGCCAAAGTCGTTGCGTATGATCCTAAAGCCCGTCATGAGGCGGAGAGCTATTATCTTAAGGGGAATCAAAACGTTGCCTATGTCGACTCCAAATATGAAGCCCTTTCCAATGCTGACGCTCTTATCCTTGTGACAGAGTGGCAGGAGTTCAGAAGTCCTGACTTTGATGAGATGAAAAAACTGCTTAAAAACCCTGTCTTCTTTGACGGCCGCAACCAGTTCGATAAAGAGCGCATGAAAGAAACGGGTTTCGAGTATTTCCAGATCGGGGCGTAA
- a CDS encoding LTA synthase family protein: MYRSRTNFQAVMATIRELIVFYFLFIAIFFIGRSLLLMQYYDRIVDAGVNHWYGFLLGLQMDTIVVSIILVIPVLLLFTMPKVFEKPVRIFIRLYLLFFLLLAVYIENATFPFVAEFDVRPNDIFLNYLAYPKEVLGNIWVSYKPELFVAFVMMTAIGVYYWRRTRSSFEAAFEAAWWVRILFLVPLLAVLFIGIRSSFGHRAANISLASYTSSRLVNEVAKNSLFAIGYAYYSQKSHGSKMAGYGKMDMDEAYARVSKQLHIPVGDRKLPFFREQPSHFKNSKPKNLVIFVQESLGAQFVGELSEEKGITPNIDRLSRESIFFDEVYSNGTRSVRGIAGSTAGILAVPGKGVLKRNKSQNDFFTVASLLKPYGYHSSFIYGGESNFDNMRSWFLGNGFDEIIDQPEFKDPAFLGVWGVCDEDLVKRASREFVRHHANNEPFVSVLFSTTNHTPFEFPDGRIDLIEGEPANGVKNAIKFADYSIGELIRDAKKEGYYEDTVFMIISDHNVRTYGDDLVPVNMYHILGMILGGGVEPQRVTTLATQPDVLATALDAVGLDLTYPILGKSIFEDSDKDMVLMQFFDMYALRNGNEVAIVRPNKEALTFTYSDEHLLPAEHNQTLEKDAAAFVHVLNDIYQKRLFAVKKQ; the protein is encoded by the coding sequence ATGTACAGATCACGCACCAATTTTCAAGCCGTTATGGCAACGATCCGAGAACTTATCGTTTTCTATTTCCTTTTTATCGCTATCTTCTTTATCGGCAGAAGCCTGCTTCTTATGCAATATTATGACCGTATCGTTGATGCCGGTGTCAACCACTGGTACGGGTTTCTTCTCGGATTGCAGATGGACACGATCGTGGTCTCCATCATTCTGGTCATTCCTGTACTTCTTCTTTTCACCATGCCCAAGGTCTTTGAAAAACCGGTACGGATATTTATACGTCTCTATCTTCTCTTTTTTCTGTTACTGGCGGTCTATATTGAAAATGCGACCTTCCCTTTTGTTGCGGAGTTTGATGTCCGTCCAAATGACATATTTCTCAACTACCTGGCCTATCCGAAAGAGGTCCTGGGCAACATTTGGGTCTCTTACAAACCGGAGCTGTTTGTCGCTTTTGTCATGATGACGGCAATCGGCGTCTATTACTGGCGACGGACACGAAGCAGCTTCGAAGCGGCCTTTGAAGCGGCATGGTGGGTGCGTATCTTGTTTCTTGTGCCGCTGCTTGCCGTCCTGTTTATCGGTATTCGATCGTCGTTCGGCCACCGTGCAGCAAATATCTCCCTGGCCTCCTATACAAGTTCGCGCCTCGTCAATGAGGTCGCCAAAAACAGTCTTTTTGCAATCGGCTATGCCTACTATTCCCAAAAAAGCCATGGAAGCAAGATGGCAGGTTACGGAAAAATGGATATGGATGAGGCCTATGCACGTGTTTCAAAACAGCTGCACATCCCGGTCGGTGACCGAAAACTTCCTTTCTTCCGGGAACAGCCCAGCCATTTCAAGAACAGTAAGCCGAAAAACCTGGTCATCTTTGTCCAGGAGAGTCTCGGTGCACAGTTTGTAGGTGAATTGAGTGAGGAGAAAGGCATCACGCCGAACATCGACCGCCTGAGCAGGGAGTCGATCTTTTTCGATGAGGTCTACTCCAACGGAACCCGCAGTGTCCGCGGGATCGCCGGCAGTACGGCCGGTATTCTTGCCGTGCCGGGCAAGGGAGTGCTTAAACGTAACAAATCACAGAATGATTTCTTTACCGTCGCCTCACTGCTGAAACCGTACGGGTACCACAGCAGTTTTATCTACGGCGGCGAGAGCAATTTTGACAACATGCGCAGCTGGTTCCTCGGTAACGGGTTCGACGAGATCATCGATCAGCCAGAGTTCAAAGACCCTGCTTTTCTCGGTGTCTGGGGTGTCTGTGATGAAGATCTTGTCAAGCGGGCCAGTAGAGAGTTCGTTCGTCACCATGCGAACAACGAACCGTTCGTTTCGGTGCTTTTCAGTACGACCAACCATACCCCTTTCGAGTTTCCGGATGGGCGTATCGATCTGATCGAAGGCGAACCGGCGAACGGTGTCAAAAATGCGATCAAGTTTGCCGATTATTCCATCGGCGAACTGATCCGCGATGCCAAGAAAGAAGGCTATTATGAGGATACTGTCTTTATGATCATCTCCGATCACAACGTCCGTACCTACGGTGACGATCTTGTGCCGGTCAATATGTACCATATTCTGGGGATGATTCTCGGCGGCGGTGTTGAACCGCAACGTGTGACGACACTTGCGACACAGCCCGATGTTCTTGCCACGGCACTCGATGCGGTCGGACTTGATCTCACCTATCCGATCCTGGGAAAGTCCATCTTTGAAGACAGCGATAAAGATATGGTGCTTATGCAGTTTTTTGACATGTATGCTCTGCGAAACGGCAACGAAGTGGCGATCGTCCGTCCCAATAAAGAGGCCCTTACATTTACATACAGTGATGAGCACCTGCTCCCTGCCGAACATAATCAGACCCTTGAGAAGGATGCTGCGGCATTTGTGCATGTCCTGAACGATATCTATCAGAAACGCCTCTTCGCTGTAAAAAAACAGTAG
- a CDS encoding glycosyl hydrolase has product MKAPFLWDPYSDQPYQLKDRAFKKAMRKKELFSLLSTFLSALLVLPVALLAQIVIPKRRILSDSFFGMSVNLDKEPQAVNTLTDELELSTLLIRFPLWEMERLESYVDFVKVNEGRKIILNVMQDREHVEDLALLKSDLESVFQAFSPYVDCFQIGSTINRAKWGFFSVREYLRFYEVAYELKRRRFPALRLLGPSVIDFEYHFTAHALFNFFTVRYDAVTALLYVDRRGAPENTQMGFDLIKKIGLLDALALMSPKASRSLYITETNWPISNTAPYAPTSEYECVDEESYADFMVRYYLLAFASQKVDAVYWHQLIAPGYGLVDNREGLRKRTAFNAFKTMQRSLKEMEFVSFEKKHGIFTLVAKNIIQTTTVKWSLDFQTLTYNTPQPYLDRDGNTRESQILKIGPSPIYLIEKSD; this is encoded by the coding sequence ATGAAAGCGCCGTTTTTGTGGGATCCCTACTCCGATCAACCTTACCAGCTAAAAGACAGAGCCTTTAAAAAGGCAATGCGGAAAAAAGAGCTTTTTTCGCTTCTCTCGACTTTTTTAAGCGCCCTTCTTGTCTTGCCCGTCGCCCTGTTGGCACAGATTGTCATCCCCAAACGCAGGATCCTTTCGGACAGTTTTTTCGGGATGAGCGTCAACCTCGACAAAGAGCCGCAAGCCGTCAATACCCTGACCGACGAGCTGGAGCTGTCAACCCTTTTAATCCGTTTCCCGCTCTGGGAGATGGAACGCCTGGAAAGCTATGTCGATTTTGTCAAAGTCAATGAAGGCAGAAAGATCATTCTGAATGTGATGCAGGACCGCGAACATGTGGAAGACCTTGCGCTTTTAAAAAGCGATCTGGAAAGCGTTTTTCAGGCCTTCTCCCCCTATGTCGACTGTTTTCAGATCGGCTCGACCATCAACCGCGCCAAATGGGGCTTCTTCAGCGTGCGCGAATACCTCCGTTTCTACGAGGTGGCCTATGAACTCAAAAGAAGGAGATTTCCGGCACTGAGACTTCTCGGCCCTTCTGTCATCGACTTCGAATACCACTTCACTGCCCACGCCCTCTTCAACTTTTTCACAGTCCGATATGACGCCGTTACCGCCCTGCTCTATGTCGACCGCCGCGGTGCGCCCGAAAACACGCAGATGGGGTTCGACCTGATCAAAAAGATCGGTCTGCTCGACGCCCTTGCCCTGATGAGTCCAAAGGCCTCCCGGTCCCTCTACATCACAGAGACGAACTGGCCCATTTCCAACACCGCACCCTACGCCCCGACCAGCGAATACGAGTGTGTCGACGAAGAGAGCTACGCCGACTTTATGGTGCGCTACTATCTGCTCGCCTTTGCCTCGCAAAAGGTCGACGCCGTCTACTGGCACCAGCTGATCGCACCGGGCTATGGGCTGGTCGACAACAGAGAGGGTCTGCGCAAACGCACTGCGTTTAATGCTTTTAAGACCATGCAGAGATCTCTAAAAGAGATGGAGTTTGTATCGTTTGAGAAGAAGCATGGTATCTTTACCCTTGTTGCAAAGAACATAATTCAGACCACAACTGTGAAGTGGTCACTGGATTTTCAGACGCTTACCTATAATACACCGCAGCCTTATCTCGACCGCGATGGTAACACGCGGGAAAGCCAAATCCTCAAGATCGGCCCCTCGCCGATCTACCTCATTGAAAAAAGTGATTAA
- the waaF gene encoding lipopolysaccharide heptosyltransferase II, protein MSTPPVKSILIILPNWLGDAVMATPAIEALCEFYPHAKLTLVGSFVSIEALKYHPFCHRHYVDETKKGGSRLLNTYTFAKRLGRHDIAISFRNQIHASLLLKFTGTPITIARDSWHARLLLTLSPQAKEGHLVEQYVSLVETLTTKEIAKISPLRLFIEPHRYERATLGINPGATYGSAKRWYPEKFARVAAHYAGQYNIVIFGGPSETEMAQAIEDELIRLGITNFTNLAGKTSIKELCAHIGGLSLFVTNDSGPMHVAAAYQVPTVSIFGPTRHLETSQWKNRQSAIVRHDLECAPCMKRECPLKHHDCMKKIEADEVIQAIDTLGLS, encoded by the coding sequence ATGTCAACACCCCCTGTAAAATCGATTCTGATCATACTGCCTAACTGGCTTGGAGATGCCGTGATGGCGACCCCTGCTATCGAAGCGCTTTGCGAGTTCTACCCGCATGCCAAACTCACCCTTGTCGGCTCTTTTGTCTCGATAGAGGCGCTCAAATACCACCCTTTCTGCCACCGCCATTATGTCGATGAGACCAAAAAGGGCGGCAGCCGCCTGCTCAACACCTACACCTTCGCAAAGAGACTCGGCAGACACGATATCGCCATCTCTTTTCGCAACCAGATCCATGCATCGCTGCTTCTCAAGTTCACCGGGACGCCAATCACGATCGCCCGTGATTCATGGCACGCCCGACTGCTATTGACCCTCTCCCCGCAGGCAAAAGAAGGCCATCTCGTTGAGCAGTACGTCTCTCTGGTCGAAACCCTGACAACAAAAGAGATCGCAAAGATCTCCCCTCTGCGCCTTTTTATTGAACCGCACCGCTATGAAAGAGCGACCCTCGGAATCAATCCCGGCGCCACCTACGGTTCGGCCAAGCGGTGGTACCCCGAGAAGTTTGCCCGGGTAGCCGCCCACTATGCCGGGCAGTACAATATCGTCATCTTCGGCGGCCCAAGCGAGACGGAGATGGCCCAGGCGATAGAAGATGAACTTATCCGTCTCGGCATCACCAACTTCACCAACCTCGCCGGCAAGACCTCCATCAAAGAGCTCTGCGCACACATCGGCGGCCTTTCGCTCTTTGTCACTAACGACAGCGGACCGATGCATGTGGCCGCAGCCTACCAGGTCCCGACCGTCAGCATCTTCGGCCCGACACGCCACCTCGAGACCTCCCAATGGAAAAACCGCCAAAGTGCCATTGTCCGCCACGACCTCGAATGCGCCCCCTGCATGAAACGCGAATGCCCGCTGAAACATCACGACTGTATGAAGAAGATCGAAGCGGACGAAGTGATACAGGCCATCGACACACTCGGCCTTTCGTAA